The Panacibacter microcysteis DNA window TCCCAATTATTGGGTATTAGGTGCAGGAACTGGTGCTCAATCTAATGCAGGTGGTGCCTATCAAAGTTCATTTTGGTCACAGTTTGCTAAGCTAGAATATGGATATGCAGGGAAATATCTCTTAAATGCGAGTATAAGAAGAGACGGTGCTTCTGTTTTTGCCGAAGATGTGAGATATGGATATTTTCCTGGAGCATCCGCAGCGTGGAGAATATCTCAGGAAAATTTTATGAAGAATGTCTCCTTTTTTAATGATTTAAAGTTGCGTGTAAGCTGGGGTATTATGGGTACATCTGGTAACGTACTTAATACAAATCCATACAATCTTTACAGCACTCGTTTAGGTAAATCTGCCTATGATATAAGTGGAAACAGCACAACTCCATACGCAGGATTTTATAAAAGTAATGTAGGAAATCCCGGCACCACATGGGAAGAAGACGTTATAACAAATGTTGGTATTGACGCCACTATCCTTAAAAATAAAATAGACGTAACAATTGAGTGGTATAAAAAACGAGTGAACGGACTATTATATCAGGCTCAGGGTCCGCAATGGGCTTCTATTCTTGTGGGAGACGCAGATTTACCGTATGTTAACGTTGCTGACAACCAGAACACAGGTATAGATCTGAACCTTACATATCATGCAAACCTAAATAAAGATCTTAAGTTAGATGTAACCGGAATCTTTACGTCATATAAAAATAAGATCATCTCTATCCCTGGTTCAGGTTACTTTTTTGGTCCAACAATCAGGAATGTTCAGATTCAGCGTAATGAAGTTGGCCATCCTTTAGGTGCATTTTATGGATACGAGGTTGTTGGTCTTTACCAGAGCCAGGAAGATATTGATAAATCTCCTACTCAATCAGGATCTAGACTCGGTAATTTCAAATACCGCGATGTAAATTCGGATGGTAAGATTGATGATCAGGACAGAACATATATCGGCAATCCCCACCCGGATTTTACTTATGGTCTGAACTTAGCGTTAAGTTATAAGAATATTGATCTGTCAGCATTTTTCTATGGATCAAAAGGAAATGACATTTTTAATCAAACACAATACTACACCGACTTCCCGGATTTCTTCAAGGGCGGTATAAGGAGAGAAGTGGCAGTAAATTCATGGACTCCAGAAAATACAAATACGTCTATACCTGCACTTTATAACACAGGAAGTTTTAGTTCAGATCAGGCTGTGAACAGTTATTTTTTAAGTAAAGGTTCTTATTTACGTTGTAAACAACTGCAGATTGGTTACAGACTTCCTTCTAACTTTTTGAAGAAATTAAGTATTGAGAATTTCCGAATTTATTTGCAGTCTGCTAATCTTTTTACCATTACCAAGTATAAGGGACTTGATCCGGAATTGCAGTCAATTACAGATGTTAATAATCCTGGTAGTGCCGCAGGTGCAACAAATCTGGGTATTGATCAGGGTAATTATCCACACACGCCGTCTTATTTGATTGGCATTAATCTTAATTTCTAATCCTAACTTATTTGGTCTATATGAAAAAGATAAAATTTAAATTTATAATACCAGCCGGACTCTCGCTTTTTGCAGTCTTAGCTGCCTGTAGTAAAGATTTTCTGAATAAACCACCTTTAGGAACCTTAAACCCGGAAATTGTTGCCACTGAAACAGGGGTTCAGGGGATTCTCATAGGAGCTTATTCACTAGTCGATGGCGAAGGTGCTTCTGGTGACGGTTTTGCATCCGGGGCTTCCAACTGGATTTATGGTGGTGTAGCAGGGGATGATTCATATAAAGGATCAGACCCGTCCGATGTAGCTGATGCTGCTCCTATGGAAGACTGGTCGATCACTCCTACCAATGGGGCAATTCCTCAGAAATGGAAGCTTTGTTATTCAGGTGCGTCGCGTTGTAATGATGTGTTAAGAGTATTGCCTTTGGCAACTGATATCGCCCCTGAGTTGTCAACAACAATAACCGCCCAAGCCAGATTCTTACGCGCTTATTTTCATATGGAATTGAAAAAAGTTTTCAATAACATTGTCTATGCAGACGAGTTGAATACTTTAGAGACAACTACAAACACGGTAGATGCGTGGCCTAAAATTGAAGCTGATCTACAATTTGCGGCGGATAATCTCCCTGACTCATGGGGCGCTGACGTTGGTAGAGCTAATAAATGGGCTGCTAAAGCAATGCTTGCGAAGGCATACATGTTTGAGCATAAATATGCAGAGGCATATACACTTCTGAAAGACATTATTGCAAATGGTAAAACAGCTAAAGGCGAGAAGTATGCGCTAATGCCTCACTACTACTCCAATTTTAATCCTGCACAAAAGAATAGTGCTGAGTCGGTTTTTGCAGCGCAGACATCAGTACAGGATCAATCTTCTGTAGACTGGGGTGGCGATCCGAATGGTAACTACGGAGACATTTTAAACTTTCCTTATAACGGTGGTCCTGGTGGTTGTTGCGGTTTCTACAACCCATCACAGGATCTTGCCAATGCATACAAAACAGACGCTAATGGCTTGCCATTGCTTGATACCTGGTACACTGGTTTAAGTGTTAGCGCTGTTACAAGTCCCTATGTTGGAACGCTTGATCCAAGAATTGACTGGGTAATGGGTAGAAAAGGAATCCCTTACCTGGATTGGGGTCCACATCCAGGTGACGCATGGATCAGGAATCCCGGTGCCGATGGCCACTTTAGCCCTAAGAAGAATGTTTATGCATCATCTCAAAAAGATCAGTATTCTGACGTAGGTAGTGCATACTGGGGACCTACCCAACTTGTGGCAAACAACGTGAATATTATACGTTTTTCCGATGTAATTCTTTGGGCTGCCGAATGTGCTGCCGATGCAGGCGATCTTACAGCCGCTAAAGATTATGTGAACCAGGTTCGTAGCAGGGCAGCAGATCCAACAGGATGGGTTTACAAGAACAGCGATTACAATGCCGGTGCAGCAATGTATGCTACACAAACTACTCCTGCTGACAACTACAAGATCGGTTTGTATACATCATTCCCTTCTAAGGAGTATGCTGTTAAAGCTGTTCAGTTCGAAAGAAGATTGGAACTTGCAATGGAAGGCCACCGTTTCTTCGACCTTGTAAGGTATGGAACCGCAAACACCGTGTTGAATGCGTATTACGACAGGGAGAGAGCATTCATGCCATTAAAAGCAAATGCTAAATGGACTCCAAACAAAAACGAGTACTTCCCAATACCACAGGGCGAGATTGACAACCTTAATTCAGATGGTACTGAAAGATTGGTGCAAAACCAGGGTTACTAGTAGTCTTATATGTATAGTAAAAAGGTAGAGCTCTGGCTCTACCTTTTTTATTATTGTGTGAACAAAACCAACCGATATAATGGTCGCGTGGTTTACATTTACGCACCCGATGCCATATTTGTTGCAGTACAAGAGTGCGACGCAACAAAAGCTTCATTGAAAGTATTTGCCGGGTACATACTACAATACACTATTCGTTTAAAGCTTAAAACATCAGGAGATAACGTGAGCGTAAGGAACCAGTTAATTACAGCCTTTTGCATATTGATAACTTGTATTAGCCTGGCTTCATGTAAGCAATATCAAAAAAATAGAAGTCACCAACACGTAAGCGATGAAAGTATTGAAGCGGGTGAGAAACTGGCCGCAATTTATTGCCAGTCCTGCCATGCATTGCCAGACCCGAAAGACCTCGATGCCAAAAGCTGGGAGAGCGGCGTGCTTCCTATGATGGGGCCGCGTCTGGGCATCTTTGAGCACAACTATAAAACTTATCCGTCTTATAAGCATGATAAAGATATTGGTGCTGCTTTTTATCCCGCCCGGGCTGTACTTACCAGCACGCAATGGCAGAACATTGTAGATTATTATACGTCACTTGCGCCAGACAGTCTGCATGCTTCCGCAAACGATCGACCCATCGAAAAACAACTGCCATTGTTCCAGGCTTTGAATCCTCAGACAACCAATGATAGTGCCCGCATTTGCTTTGTAGGGATAGATACCAGCAGGCAAAATCATACACTGCTCATCAATGATGTAAACAACAGGAGTGTAACAAGATATAACAACAGGTTACAGGCAGTTGACTCAATTTATGCACAGTGGCCCGTTGTTGACGTTGACCAACTGAATGATAGCGCTATCGCATGTAACATTGGTATTATGATACCAAACAATGGCACTACAGGTACCGCAAATAAGATCAGGCTTGGTAAAGAACAACGAATGGAATATGATACTTCGGTAATGTTCGGCGGCCTGAGGCGGCCTGTTCAGATCACCGCTGTTGATTTTAATAATGATGGTAAGCAGGACTACCTGGTATGTGAATATGGCAATCTTAAAGGAATGCTATCGTGGTTTGAAAACAAAGGGAGTAATGTGTATGACAAGCATGTAATAAGAGAGGTGCCGGGTGCTATTAAAGCATTTATTCAAGATGATAACAATGATGGCTTGCAGGACATATTTGTTTTGTTTGCACAGGGCGATGAAAGTATCTTTTTGTATACCAATAAAGGCAAAGGCAGCTTCGAAGAAAAGCGCCTGCTGCGCTTTATCCCGTCTTTTGGTTCAACAAGTTTCGATCTTGCAGACATTAACAAAGATGGTTTTAATGACATCGTGTATACCTGCGGAGATAATGCAGATTTTTCTCCGGTA harbors:
- a CDS encoding VCBS repeat-containing protein, with product MVYIYAPDAIFVAVQECDATKASLKVFAGYILQYTIRLKLKTSGDNVSVRNQLITAFCILITCISLASCKQYQKNRSHQHVSDESIEAGEKLAAIYCQSCHALPDPKDLDAKSWESGVLPMMGPRLGIFEHNYKTYPSYKHDKDIGAAFYPARAVLTSTQWQNIVDYYTSLAPDSLHASANDRPIEKQLPLFQALNPQTTNDSARICFVGIDTSRQNHTLLINDVNNRSVTRYNNRLQAVDSIYAQWPVVDVDQLNDSAIACNIGIMIPNNGTTGTANKIRLGKEQRMEYDTSVMFGGLRRPVQITAVDFNNDGKQDYLVCEYGNLKGMLSWFENKGSNVYDKHVIREVPGAIKAFIQDDNNDGLQDIFVLFAQGDESIFLYTNKGKGSFEEKRLLRFIPSFGSTSFDLADINKDGFNDIVYTCGDNADFSPVLKPYHGLYIYLNDGKNNFTQQFFFHINGCFKAIARDFDKDGDIDIATISFFADYINRPEEGFVYFENKGSLNFSASTIPATQSGRWLTMDAGDLDGDGRLDIVLGNFSAPAMFKSARSFEKGPPFLLLKNVKK
- a CDS encoding RagB/SusD family nutrient uptake outer membrane protein, whose amino-acid sequence is MKKIKFKFIIPAGLSLFAVLAACSKDFLNKPPLGTLNPEIVATETGVQGILIGAYSLVDGEGASGDGFASGASNWIYGGVAGDDSYKGSDPSDVADAAPMEDWSITPTNGAIPQKWKLCYSGASRCNDVLRVLPLATDIAPELSTTITAQARFLRAYFHMELKKVFNNIVYADELNTLETTTNTVDAWPKIEADLQFAADNLPDSWGADVGRANKWAAKAMLAKAYMFEHKYAEAYTLLKDIIANGKTAKGEKYALMPHYYSNFNPAQKNSAESVFAAQTSVQDQSSVDWGGDPNGNYGDILNFPYNGGPGGCCGFYNPSQDLANAYKTDANGLPLLDTWYTGLSVSAVTSPYVGTLDPRIDWVMGRKGIPYLDWGPHPGDAWIRNPGADGHFSPKKNVYASSQKDQYSDVGSAYWGPTQLVANNVNIIRFSDVILWAAECAADAGDLTAAKDYVNQVRSRAADPTGWVYKNSDYNAGAAMYATQTTPADNYKIGLYTSFPSKEYAVKAVQFERRLELAMEGHRFFDLVRYGTANTVLNAYYDRERAFMPLKANAKWTPNKNEYFPIPQGEIDNLNSDGTERLVQNQGY